GCATCTTCGGGGTCATTGCCTTCCCCGCGCAGGATCACTCCATCGGGCATCACAAGATCGCTTGCCGAATATGGAGTTTGGCTGTCGGCCAGTTCAACCTCATCTCCGTAGTTTGCCGCGGCAAAGGCCAGGGCGATGGTGGCATACTCCGAAGGCACCTTCAGCACGGCGGCGTAGGCTTGCCAGCACGTAAGTATCAGCAGCATGGTAACCACCCTTTTCGCTTTCATCTCAAAACTCCTGTCTTTAAACTGACTATAGCTAGAAGAATATTTGACACGAGGTGATTTTTACGTCAAAGGTATCTACTTGGTCCAACCCGCGCTTGAACTTCAACAGGTCAATCATGAACCGCTGGTGATGGGACGCCAAGCTGACTCAAGGTAACGGGATCCTGTTCTCAGAATTCGGCAAGCTCGCTCAAATCCATGCACCAAGTTTCCCACAGGAGGCCAAGTGTCCCATACCACATCCTCGCCCGTGCGACGTGAGCCTGTGCAAGAAGGAAGATCGATTGCCTTGGATTGATTTGTCAGTATGTGGTGTAGCAACATCCTACTGCAATTCCACCACCCAGTCAAGCGAAATCTGTCATTTGCTGTTTTTTTCCTGGTAGGTGTCCATTCCGACCTTGCTGATATTGGTCATCTGGCTGAACTATTTATGAACATGGTCCTAACAAATTGGAAGCGTTTGCCCGGCAAGGATATACACCTTCGCTTCGGTGGATGGGGTTGGAACCTGCGGTTTTGGCCGTGCGTGGAGGGCTCCCGCGTGGCGCTGGGAATCCCGTCACGGGGCCATGCGCTCGCTGGCTTAGGAGTGGTCCCAAGGAGCTGTCCCCTGGCACGGATCCGAATCCCACAGCGATGGGTGTGCTTTCCCGATGCCTTGCCGCAGTGTCCTTACTGCAGCGCCTATAGGGGTTCTTGAAAGTTTTTGTGGATCACGTCTGACAGACTGACTGGACGATGGCCGGCGTGTCCATCACCTCGTTCAAGGCCATCGTCAAGCGATCCTGCAAGGCGTCTCGGGTTTTCGTGTACCAGTTGGTGAAGTGGTTGTCCTTGATCCACATCCAAAGCCGTTCAATGGGATTCAGGTCGGGCGAATAGGGCGGTAGGAGTTGTTTCTGGATGTGGTGCCAGTTCAGCTTGGCTGACCGGTGCCAGGAGGCGTTGTCCAGCACAAGCTGGACCGATCGACCTGCCGTTTGCTCGGCCATGTAGTCCAAAAAGCTTTGAAACACATCCAGATCCACCCGATTGAAGACGAGACTGATGAACTCTCCGGTCAGTGGCTGGACGGCGCCAATCACGCTTTCCCGGATGTGGAGGCCGGTCATCGGACAGGTGGGTGTGGTTCCTTTCTTGGCGTACACGGCCTTGGGACGCGGATCGGCCATGAAGCCCGATTCGTCGCAGAACCAAAGCTGCTCGGGATGGTGATCCAGGTGCTGCTGAAGCCATTCCACGAACTCAGCTCGTGCCTTTGGGTCCCGATCGGGGGCTGTGGGACGAGGCACCAGCTGACGAAAGCCCTCGTCACGCAGGTAGCGGGCCAGCGTGGGTAGCCCAGTTCCACCTGCAGTTCGCGGGTGAGCACACCGTGGAACTTGCGTTTGGTCCAGAATTCTTCGTCCAGATCTTGCGGACGGGCAAAGAGTTCGGACAGCACCAAGCGCTGGCCCTTGTGCAGAATTGGGGGTCGACCACTGCGCGGATGCGTGGCCAAGCCGTCGATGCCGGACTGGTTGAACGCGACGACCCAGTTACGCAGGCTATTGGCATGACAGCCAAGGCTCTTGATCACCAGGTCGCGATCGATCCCGTTCAACAACATGATGATTGCCATGATGCGCTGGCCCATTTCAAAATCGGCCGTAGCCCTCTGGACGACTCGGAGTTCGTCCTGGGTGGCATTCTCAGGATTAGGGTAGATGGGAGCTGGCATGCCTCAAAATACTGGGGCCCGGCGAGCAAAAACAGACCCCGTCCACAAAAACTTCTGAGAACCCCTATATGTCTCGCTCTGTTTTTCTCTTGGCACCTTCTCGTTCGGGCTTTGCCTTGATTCCCAGCATGCGGATCCTTTCACGAATGGCCATCCACCTTCCGCGATTCTCCTTGCCTGCAAGCATATACACAATCGATTCAAGCGGATGTGAATGGAATGTGGGTTCTGTGGCGGTAGGCACCGAACTTCGCAGGAGCCATTGGAAGCTGAAAGGAAGTCATGCCCGGAATATGTACCTGCACCCGCCTGGCCGAGGCAAGGAAGACATCGTCTTGAGTCTGATCAGGTGTGATTGCAGACATGGGCCGGGTCCCCGCTCAACTGGCTCGGATTGTCGCAGTTGCAAGGTTCAAGATCATGCGAGCAAGCTCATCTGTGGTTGATGGTGGAGCCATGATCCTCCCCGGCACAATGTGCCTCGCCCCGGCCAAGGCTGCCCGGCGGCCAAGGCCTTGTCCCTGCTCGAGTTCTTCACTTCTGAAGTCGTAAGCTCCTGAAAGTCAGGAGTTTCCAATGGATTCCGCAGTTGGCATCGGCTTTGCCTCAGGAGCCCGCGACATCCCGCTTGTGAGGAGCTTTCCATGGCCGAACTGCAAGAACACGAACGCCTCCGCGGCAAGAAGGCCCTCTTCGTGCTGGGCGTGGGGCTGGGCTACCAAGTGACGGCGATCCGCCAGCGCAAGGATCCGCGCGCCCGCGTCTACGCCATCGAGCGCTACGAGGAGGTCTTCAACCGCGCCGCCCAGACCCAGAACTGGGACCTGAAGGCCGACAAGGACGTGGAGTTCTGGGTGGGCAAGGACATCGACAGCGTCCTGCAGCATCTGGACGAGATCACGGCGGGCATGGACGAGGCCGATTGGGACATCATCACCAACCGCCCCTCCATCCGCCTTGACCCCGAATACTACAAGCGCCTCATCCGCGAACGCCGCCCCGGCGCCCGTTCCCGGCGCACGCAGAAGATCTGAGCATGGCGGGCACGGCGGAGCTTCCGGCCCGGCGCCGCCTTATGCTGCTGGGGGACGGCCAATGGGCGGCGGTGGCGCTGCGCCATCTGGCGGACCGCCATGAGGTGGCCGCCGTGGTGGAGCGCCGCCGGCCCACCAGCGGCGACCTGCGGCAGGCCTGCCGCACGAGCGGGCTCTCCCCCCTCGGCCTGGAGGATGTCAACAGCGCGGAAGCAATGGCCTGGATCCGCTCCCTTGCCCCCGATCTCCTCCTCTCCGTCTCCTACGACCAGCTCTTCGGCTCCGCCCTGCTCGCGGCGGGGATGCCGCCCGTGCTCAACCTGCACGCCGGCCACCCCGGCCGGCACCGCGGCCGGGCCGTGCTCTGCTGGCAACTGCTGGAGGGCGCCGCGGAAGTGGACCTGGCCGTCATGCGCGTCAGCCGCCGCATCGATGCCGGGCCCCTGCTGGCGCTGCGCAGGGTGGCCCTGCCCCCGCAAGGCGACTACGGCCAGGCCCTGGCGGCGGTCTGCGGGGAGCTGCCCTCTTTGCTGGACGAAAGTCTGGTCGCGCTGGAGCAGGGTCGGCACTTGCCGGTGGACGAAACGGGGCGCCCCGTCTACTACCCCCGGCGCCGGGAGGGGGACGAGTGGATCGACTGGGCGGCGGGAACCGGGAGCATCGTCCGCCTGGTGCGCGCCCTGGCGCCGCCCAATTGCCGGGCTCGCACCCGGTGGGGGGAGCGGGTCCTGCTGGTGGGCGCCGCCGGCCCCTGCGCGGACTTTCCCCGGGACGCCGCCGGCATCCCCGGCGCGGTCATCGGCCGTGATCGCCGCCTTGGCCTGCTGGTGAAGACCGGGGATGGCGCCGTCTGGATCAGCGGCCTGGCGACGGAGGATGGTCTGCCCCAGCCTCTGGCCGGGCTGCCCCTTTCCGCCCGGCTGGGCGGCGGCGGAGTGTCCGAGCTGGAGCGCCTGCGCCGGCGCGTGGCATTGCTGGAGGAGCGGCTGGCGGCGCTGGAGGGAGCGCCGCGGACATTGGTGATGGGAGGGGCGGCATGACGATCGACGCCTTGATCCCCGCCCGGCGCGGCTCGCGGCGCCTGCCCGGCAAGCACCAGCGCATCCTGGGCGGCCGGCCGCTCATCGACTGGACCTTGCACGCCGCCCTCGAGGCGGGCATCTTCCGGCGCATCACGCTCTCCACCGACGACCCCGCCCTGCGCGAGCACGCCCAGACCCTGGGCCTCTCCCATTTCCCCCTGCGACCCGCCGCCCTGGCCCGGGACGACAGCAGCAGCCTCGCCGTGCTGCGCCACTACCTGGGCTGGCTGGCGGCCGAGGGTGTCGCCCTGCCGCGCTGGCTCATGCTCCTCCAGCCCACCTCCCCCTTCCGCGGCGCCGCCCGCATGCGGGAGGCCTGGCGCCTGGCGCGCGACAGCGGCCGGGAAGTGGTGAGCCTGGGGCCAGTGGAGAAGCCGCTCGACTGGTGCCGCCTGGTGCTGAAGGGGGAAGCGCGGCCCTGGGCCTGCGCCGAGCCGGTCCCTGTCTGGCGCCTCAACGGCGCCGTCTATCTGGTGCGCGTGGAGCGCCTGCTGGCCGAGGGCAGCCTCCTCTCCGACCGGCCGTTGGCCCTGACCATGGCGGATTGGGAGTCGGTGGACATCGACACCCCGCTGGATTGGCGCCTGGCCGAGGCGGTGGCGGCCGACCGCTTCCCCGCGCAGCCGGGGGAGCCCCGGCCATGAGCGCCACGGTGCGTGGCCTGCTGGGCAAGCGACGGCCCTGGGTGGTGGCCGAGATCGGCGTCAACCACAACGGCCGCCGCGAGGAGGCCCTGGCCCTGGTGCGGATGGCGGCCCGCGCCGACGTCCAGGCCGTCAAGTTCCAGGCTTTCCGCGCCGAGCGCCTCGCCCGGCCGGACGCGCCCCTGGCCTCCTACCAGGAGCGCAGCGGGGCGGAGGGACAGTTCGCCCTGCTGCGCGCCCTCGAGATCGATCGCGGGACCCTGGCCGCCTGCGCCGCCGAGGCGCGCCGGCTGGACCTGGCCTTCGGCGTGACGCCCTTCGACCCGGACAGCCTGCGCGAGATCCTCACACTTGAGCCAGACTTCATCAAGATCGGCTCGGGGGACGCGGACAACTTCCTTCTCATCGAGGCGGCCCGCGACTGTGGCCGGCCCGTCCTCGTTTCGACAGGCATGTGCAGCCTGGCCGAGGTGGAGCGCCTGGCGGGCTGGTTCTCCGGCGCGGATGAGCGGCTGGCCCTGCTCCACTGCGTGTCCGCCTACCCCGCCCCCGAGGAGGCCTGCAACCTGGCCGTGTTGGATGCCCTGCGCGGCCTGGGCACCGTGGTGGGCTTCAGCGACCACACGATGGGCACGCGCGCCGCCAGCCTGGCGCTGGCCCTGGGCGCCGAGATCATCGAGCGGCACATCACCCTGGACCGCGCCGCGGCGGGACCCGACCACGCCTCTTCCTCCGACGAGGCGGGCCTGCGCGCCTGGTTGGCCGAGCTGCGGGCGACCGCCCTCGTCCTGGGGGATGGCGTCAAGCGGATGATGCCCTGCGAGGAGGATGTGCGGCGGGTGGCCCGCAAGTCGATCCTGCTGCAAGAACCGCTGCGGGCGGGCGAGTCCCTCGAGCGGAGCCATGTCCGTTGCCTGCGGCCGGCCGACGGCCTCTCCTGCGCCCGCTTGCCCGGCCTGCTGGGACGGCGGGCGCGGCACGACCTCCCGGCGGGCCGCCTGCTGACAGAGCAGGATCTGGAGGAGGTGGCATGAAGGTCCTGGCCGTGACCGGCAGCCGCTCCGACTACGACCTGCTGGAGCCCGTGCTGCGCGCCGTCGAGGCGCATCCCGCCCTCGACCTGGCCCTGGTCGTGACCTGCGCCCACCTGGCCCGCGCCTGGGGCGGGACGGCGGGCCAGATCCACGGCTTCCGCCACATGCTGCTGCGGCCCACTCTCATCGACTGGGACAGCCCGGAGGCCCGCCTCAAGAGCATGGGCCTGGAGCTGATCGCCCTGGCGCAGGATCTGGCCGAGCAGCGTCCGGACCTGGTCCTGGTGCTGGGCGACCGCGAGGACGCCCTCCTGGCCGCCACCGCCGCCAGCTACAGCTGGATCCCCGTCGCCCACGTGTTCGGCGGCGATCTGGGCCACGCCACGGTGGACGACAGTGTGCGCCACGCCGTGAGCAAACTGGCCCATCTGCACTTCACGGCCTCCGCCTGGAGCCGCGACGTGCTGCTTGAGCTGGGGGAGGATCCCGCGCGCGTTTATATCTGCGGCAACCCCGCCCTCGACCGCATCCGCCGCCTGCCGGCCTGGTCCGCCGAACGCCTGCACGAGAGCTACGGCCTGGTCCCCGGTCGGCCGGTGGTGCTGGTCTGCCAGCATCCGGTCGGCCCCAGCCCGCAGTCCGCCGCCCG
Above is a genomic segment from bacterium containing:
- the neuC gene encoding UDP-N-acetylglucosamine 2-epimerase produces the protein MKVLAVTGSRSDYDLLEPVLRAVEAHPALDLALVVTCAHLARAWGGTAGQIHGFRHMLLRPTLIDWDSPEARLKSMGLELIALAQDLAEQRPDLVLVLGDREDALLAATAASYSWIPVAHVFGGDLGHATVDDSVRHAVSKLAHLHFTASAWSRDVLLELGEDPARVYICGNPALDRIRRLPAWSAERLHESYGLVPGRPVVLVCQHPVGPSPQSAARELEMILRACRVADAQIVINTPNSDPGSSGPLRVWEEADEVVRVRNLDQEAWVALLKRCNLLVGNSSAGLLETPFLGIPAINVGARQRGRRHAGNVLFVELEEETIRQAVVRALGDADFRAMVRGLACPFGDGHAAERIVEVLASVEPRVLLPKHHHLQRGAA
- a CDS encoding formyltransferase family protein — encoded protein: MAGTAELPARRRLMLLGDGQWAAVALRHLADRHEVAAVVERRRPTSGDLRQACRTSGLSPLGLEDVNSAEAMAWIRSLAPDLLLSVSYDQLFGSALLAAGMPPVLNLHAGHPGRHRGRAVLCWQLLEGAAEVDLAVMRVSRRIDAGPLLALRRVALPPQGDYGQALAAVCGELPSLLDESLVALEQGRHLPVDETGRPVYYPRRREGDEWIDWAAGTGSIVRLVRALAPPNCRARTRWGERVLLVGAAGPCADFPRDAAGIPGAVIGRDRRLGLLVKTGDGAVWISGLATEDGLPQPLAGLPLSARLGGGGVSELERLRRRVALLEERLAALEGAPRTLVMGGAA
- a CDS encoding acylneuraminate cytidylyltransferase family protein: MTIDALIPARRGSRRLPGKHQRILGGRPLIDWTLHAALEAGIFRRITLSTDDPALREHAQTLGLSHFPLRPAALARDDSSSLAVLRHYLGWLAAEGVALPRWLMLLQPTSPFRGAARMREAWRLARDSGREVVSLGPVEKPLDWCRLVLKGEARPWACAEPVPVWRLNGAVYLVRVERLLAEGSLLSDRPLALTMADWESVDIDTPLDWRLAEAVAADRFPAQPGEPRP
- a CDS encoding IS630 family transposase, translated to MPRPTAPDRDPKARAEFVEWLQQHLDHHPEQLWFCDESGFMADPRPKAVYAKKGTTPTCPMTGLHIRESVIGAVQPLTGEFISLVFNRVDLDVFQSFLDYMAEQTAGRSVQLVLDNASWHRSAKLNWHHIQKQLLPPYSPDLNPIERLWMWIKDNHFTNWYTKTRDALQDRLTMALNEVMDTPAIVQSVCQT
- a CDS encoding N-acetylneuraminate synthase family protein, whose translation is MSATVRGLLGKRRPWVVAEIGVNHNGRREEALALVRMAARADVQAVKFQAFRAERLARPDAPLASYQERSGAEGQFALLRALEIDRGTLAACAAEARRLDLAFGVTPFDPDSLREILTLEPDFIKIGSGDADNFLLIEAARDCGRPVLVSTGMCSLAEVERLAGWFSGADERLALLHCVSAYPAPEEACNLAVLDALRGLGTVVGFSDHTMGTRAASLALALGAEIIERHITLDRAAAGPDHASSSDEAGLRAWLAELRATALVLGDGVKRMMPCEEDVRRVARKSILLQEPLRAGESLERSHVRCLRPADGLSCARLPGLLGRRARHDLPAGRLLTEQDLEEVA